Within the Flavobacterium sp. CG_23.5 genome, the region AGGTAACCAAGCGCACTCAAGATCTGATCGTGAACTTCATGGTAAATGTTTGATTTCCCCTGCAGCACAAGATGAAATTAAAGCGCTACAAGCACAACATCCTGATAAAAGTGTGATGCTGATTGCTGAAAAAGGGACTATGGGTGTGGGATCTTCAAGAATGTCAGGTGTGAATAATGTGGCGCTTTGGACTGGTAAAAAAGCAAGTCCTTATGTTCCTTTTATTAATATTGCTCCAATCGTAGCAGGAACAAACGGGATTTCTCCAATTTTCCTTACTACTGTAGATGTTACGGGTGGTATTGGTCTAGACCTTAAAAACTGGGTAAAAGTACTTGATGAAAAAGGGAACCCTGTTCGCAACGAAAGTGGCGATGTTGTTCTCGAAGAAGCCTATTCTGTTGCTACAGGAACTGTTCTTACGATTAATACAAAAACGAAGAAATTGTATAATGGCAATACCGAATTGATTGATATTTCTAAGGCATTTACACCTCAGAAAATGGAATTTATCAAGGCTGGCGGATCTTATGCGATTGTTTTTGGAAAAAAATTACAAACGTTTGCCTCTAAGACATTAGGAATTGCTATTGTTCCTGTTTTTGCTCCATCAAAAGAAGTTTCTATTGAAGGACAAGGGCTTACAGCAGTAGAAAAAATATTTAATAAAAATGCTGTTGGTACAACTCCAGGGAAAGTGTTACACGCTGGTTCTGATGTACGTGTTACAGTAAATATTGTTGGTTCACAAGATACGACTGGTTTGATGACTTCTCAAGAATTGGAGTCTATGGCCGCTACTGTGATTTCGCCAATTGTTGACGGTGCGTACCAATCAGGTTGTCATACAGCCTCAGTTTGGGATAATAAGTCTAAGGCAAATATTCCTAGATTAATGAAGTTCATGAACGACTTCGGTTTGATTACCGCTCGTGACCCAAAAGGGAAGTATCTTGCAATGACTGATGTAATTCATAAGGTACTTAATGATATTACTGTTGATGAGTGGGCAATTATTATTGGAGGTGACTCTCACACAAGAATGTCAAAAGGGGTTGCTTTTGGTGCAGATTCAGGAACAGTTGCTCTTGCACTTGCTACTGGAGAAGCTTCAATGCCAATTCCAGAGTCCGTAAAAGTTACCTTCAAAGGGGATATGAAAACGTACATGGATTTCCGTGATGTGGTTCACGCTACTCAATCTCAAATGTTGAAGCAATTTGGTGGAGAGAATGTGTTCCAAGGTAGAATCATTGAGGTTCACTTAGGAACTCTTACCGCTGATCAAGCATTTACTTTTACAGACTGGACGGCAGAGATGAAAGCGAAAGCTTCTATCTGTATTTCTGAGGATGAAACTTTGATCGAATCATTAATGATCGCTAAGCGAAGAATCCAGATTATGATAGACAAAGGAATGGATAATGCTAAGCAAGTTCTTAAAGGTTTGATTACAATTGCTGATAATAGAATTGCAGCCATTAGATCAGGTGATAAACCAGCTTTAACTCCAGATGCAAATGCAAAGTATTATGCTGAAGTTGTTATTGATCTTGATATGGTTGAAGAGCCAATGATTGCAGATCCGGATGTTAATAATGCAGACGTTTCTAAACGATACACACACGATACTATTAGACCTCTTTCTTTTTATGGAGGAGTTAAAAAGGTAGATCTTGGTTTTGTTGGCTCTTGTATGGTTCACAAAGGAGATTTGAAAATTCTTTCTCAAATGCTTAAGAATATAGATGAGCAATTTGGTAAGGTAGAGTTTAAAGCGCCACTTGTAGTAGCGCCACCAACTTATAACATCGTTGATGAACTGAAAGCGGAAGGGGACTGGGAAGTTTTACAAAAGTATTCAGGTTTCGAATTTGACGATAATGCTCCAAAAGGCGTGGCACGTACTGGATATGAAAATATTCTTTACCTAGAGCGTCCTGGATGCAACTTATGTATGGGTAACCAAGAAAAAGCAGAAAAAGGGGATACAGTAATGGCAACTTCTACTCGTCTTTTCCAAGGAAGAGTTGTAGAAGATTCTGAAGGTAAAAAAGGAGAATCTTTACTTTCCTCAACACCTGTTGTCGTATTGTCGACAATCTTAGGTAGAACACCTACGATGGACGAGTATAAAGCTGCAGTAAAAGGTATTAATCTGACACAATTTGCACCCTCTCATAAATTGTTAGTTATATAACCACTAAGATTAGTTATTTATATCTAAAAGCCTGAGTCTACGATTCAGGCTTTTTTTATTTTTATAGCTCCTGTATTTTTTGTACCTTGTGAAGTCTAAAAAACAATAATAAAAAACAATTATATATATGGCTTTTGATATTGAAATGATTAAAAAAGTGTACGACAACATGACAACTCGTGTTGATAAAGCACGCGAAATAGTTGGCCATCCGCTTACTTTGACAGAGAAAATTTTATACAACCACCTTTGGGATGGAACGCCATCCAAAGCTTTTGGAAGAGGTATTGATTATGTAGATTTTGCTCCAGATAGAGTTGCTTGTCAAGATGCAACTGCACAAATGGCGTTATTGCAATTTATGCATGCTGGAAAAGCTAAGGTTGCCGTTCCTACAACGGTGCATTGTGACCACTTAATCCAAGCTAAAGTGGATGCGGTGACGGATTTGGCCCGAGCCAAAACGCAAAGTAATGAAGTTTTTGATTTTCTTTCGTCGGTGTCAAATAAATACGGGATTGGTTTCTGGAAACCGGGAGCTGGAATTATTCACCAAGTAGTTCTTGAGAACTATGCTTTTCCTGGAGGAATGATGATAGGTACTGATTCGCATACTGTTAATGCAGGTGGATTAGGAATGGTTGCCATTGGTGTTGGTGGTGCAGATGCTGTAGATGTGATGTCGGGAATGGCATGGGAATTAAAATTCCCTAAACTTATCGGTGTTAAATTAACAGGTAAATTGTCAGGATGGACTGCTCCAAAAGATGTTATCCTTAAAGTAGCCGGGATTCTTACTGTAAAAGGTGGAACAGGAGCTATCGTTGAATATTTTGGTGAAGGTGCAACTTCTATGTCTTGTACTGGAAAAGGAACTATCTGTAATATGGGTGCAGAAATTGGCGCAACTACTTCTACTTTTGGTTATGATGCTTCAATGGGACGTTATTTGCGTTCTACTAACAGAGCAGATGTTGCTGATGCAGCTGATAAAATTGCTCCTTACTTAACAGGTGATGCTGAAGTGTATGCAAATCCGGAATTGTATTTTGACCAAGTAATCGAAATCAACTTATCTGAATTAGAGCCACATTTAAACGGTCCTTTCACTCCAGATTTAGCTACACCTATTTCTAAAATGAAAGAGGAAGCCATCAAAAACAACTGGCCTTTAAAAATTGAAGTAGCTTTGATTGGTTCGTGTACCAACTCTTCTTATGAAGATATTGCTCGTGCAGCTTCAATAGCTAAACAAGTTACCGATAAAAAATTAAAAATAAAATCAAAGTTTACTATTACTCCAGGTTCTGAAGTAGTGCGTTATACGATAGAACGTGACGGATTTATTGATATTTTTGATAAA harbors:
- a CDS encoding bifunctional aconitate hydratase 2/2-methylisocitrate dehydratase; this translates as MNIYNDYLQEIEERKVQGLNPKPIDGAELLSAIITQIKDSDNADREESLKFFIYNTVPGTTPAAGVKAMFLKEIILGESVVKEISPAFAFELLSHMKGGPSIEVLLDLGLGNEVAIAKEASMVLKTQFFLYEADTARLEVAYKSGNEIAKDILESYAKAEFFTKLPEVVEEIKVVTYIAGEGDISTDLLSPGNQAHSRSDRELHGKCLISPAAQDEIKALQAQHPDKSVMLIAEKGTMGVGSSRMSGVNNVALWTGKKASPYVPFINIAPIVAGTNGISPIFLTTVDVTGGIGLDLKNWVKVLDEKGNPVRNESGDVVLEEAYSVATGTVLTINTKTKKLYNGNTELIDISKAFTPQKMEFIKAGGSYAIVFGKKLQTFASKTLGIAIVPVFAPSKEVSIEGQGLTAVEKIFNKNAVGTTPGKVLHAGSDVRVTVNIVGSQDTTGLMTSQELESMAATVISPIVDGAYQSGCHTASVWDNKSKANIPRLMKFMNDFGLITARDPKGKYLAMTDVIHKVLNDITVDEWAIIIGGDSHTRMSKGVAFGADSGTVALALATGEASMPIPESVKVTFKGDMKTYMDFRDVVHATQSQMLKQFGGENVFQGRIIEVHLGTLTADQAFTFTDWTAEMKAKASICISEDETLIESLMIAKRRIQIMIDKGMDNAKQVLKGLITIADNRIAAIRSGDKPALTPDANAKYYAEVVIDLDMVEEPMIADPDVNNADVSKRYTHDTIRPLSFYGGVKKVDLGFVGSCMVHKGDLKILSQMLKNIDEQFGKVEFKAPLVVAPPTYNIVDELKAEGDWEVLQKYSGFEFDDNAPKGVARTGYENILYLERPGCNLCMGNQEKAEKGDTVMATSTRLFQGRVVEDSEGKKGESLLSSTPVVVLSTILGRTPTMDEYKAAVKGINLTQFAPSHKLLVI
- a CDS encoding aconitate hydratase, which translates into the protein MAFDIEMIKKVYDNMTTRVDKAREIVGHPLTLTEKILYNHLWDGTPSKAFGRGIDYVDFAPDRVACQDATAQMALLQFMHAGKAKVAVPTTVHCDHLIQAKVDAVTDLARAKTQSNEVFDFLSSVSNKYGIGFWKPGAGIIHQVVLENYAFPGGMMIGTDSHTVNAGGLGMVAIGVGGADAVDVMSGMAWELKFPKLIGVKLTGKLSGWTAPKDVILKVAGILTVKGGTGAIVEYFGEGATSMSCTGKGTICNMGAEIGATTSTFGYDASMGRYLRSTNRADVADAADKIAPYLTGDAEVYANPELYFDQVIEINLSELEPHLNGPFTPDLATPISKMKEEAIKNNWPLKIEVALIGSCTNSSYEDIARAASIAKQVTDKKLKIKSKFTITPGSEVVRYTIERDGFIDIFDKMGATVFANACGPCIGMWDREGAEKEERNTIVHSFNRNFSKRADGNPNTLAFVGSPELVTAMAIAGDLSFNPVTDTLINEDGEEVRLEAPTGDELPKNGFDAKDPGFQAPAADGSGVTVSVSETSERLQLLAPFSAWDGKNITGAKLLIKAFGKCTTDHISMAGPWLRFRGHLDNISNNMLIGAINAFNQKPNSVKNQLTGTYDAVPAVARAYKAAGVPSIVVGDHNYGEGSSREHAAMEPRFLGVKAVLVKSFARIHETNLKKQGMLGLTFANEADYEKIQEDDTINFLDLVDFAPAKPLTLEFVHADGTKDIILANHTYNEGQIGWFVAGSALNLIAAEA